A region of the Candidatus Neomarinimicrobiota bacterium genome:
CTACAAACTTCCAGGCATCGCGGAGACTCTCGACTGGTCCAACGCCCTCATCAAGCTCGGTACGAAAGCGCTCACTTCTCAGATTACTGAGGATACACTGGGCACGTTATTGAAATACCAGGATGACATCGAGAAGGTCAACGGGGAGGTGACACACGGCCTTGTCCAGCGGGCAATCGCTGAGGCTGATCTTATTCCGTCGTAATGATCAGGCCGGGGCCTTTGGAGTGAAATGATGAATCCCGAAGTTTCGGGAGAAATCACTTCTAACTTATCCTGCAACGATTCATCCGCACCTCACAGATTCATCGTTGCACTCCCGCCAAATTCTGATGCTGGATTGAAAGTTTCGCGAGCGGTGCATTACTGATAAACATAACCGTGTCTGCCGACGTCCAATCCCGCCTCCACGAGACGATCATGGTCTTTGCCCGCTTTCTGCGTCAGGCAGGGTGCGAGATCGGTACCGGTGAAATCCTGAGTGCGGTGGAAGCTGCTTCCATTGTCGGCGTCCAGCAGCGGGACGATTTCAAGGAAGCGCTTCGATCTACCCTCATTATCAACCACAAACTGATCCCCCTCTTCGATCAACTGTTCGATATCTACTGGCGCAATCCTGACAAACTCGAGAACGTCTCCGATATTCTGAGAAAGTTGTATGAGTCCCGGCTGGCACAGGCTGAATTGGAAAGTATGAAACGAGACGATCGACAGCTCCGTGTCAGTGAGGTGGATTCGTTCAGGTCAAGGGAGGAGAACGGCGAAGAGAGTGCCGCTGACGAGCAGACAACGTATGACCTCTTCATGTACAGCCGGGAAGAGATTCTCAGGGCGAAGCACTTCGAATCCTATTCGAAAGAAGAATTGAATGAGGCAAAAGAGTTGTTAAAGAGATACCGATGGAGCTTCGGTGAAAAGAGGCTGCGCCGATTGACTCCGGGCCACAGAAGATACCGCCTCCATATGCGCGGTACCATCAGAAGAAACATCTTCCCGACACAGGATTTCGCTAGACTGGCCTGGCGTCAGCGCAAGAAGAAACCGCGTCCTCTCGTCGTTCTTCTTGATGTGAGCGGTTCCATGGAGAATTACACCCGCATACTCATTCAATTCGTTTATACTTTAGCGGGCATCAACCGGCGGTTAGAAGCTTTTACCTTCGGAACACGCCTGACGCGCATCACCCACTATTTGAGACAGAAAGATGCCGATACCGCCGCTGAACTGGTGTCGCGAGCCGTGGAGGACTGGTCAGGCGGTACGCGGATAGGCGAGGCCGTTGAGGAGTTTAATCTGCTGTGGGCGCGGCGAGTGTTAGGCGGCGGGGCCGTTGTCCTGATCATCAGCGACGGCTGGGACACGGGCGATCTGGATACGCTGAGAAACGAAATGGACCGCCTCCACCGCAGTGTCCACCGGCTCATCTGGCTCAATCCCAATCTCGGATACGAAGGATACGAACCGCTGACACAAGGAATTCAAAC
Encoded here:
- a CDS encoding VWA domain-containing protein, with protein sequence MSADVQSRLHETIMVFARFLRQAGCEIGTGEILSAVEAASIVGVQQRDDFKEALRSTLIINHKLIPLFDQLFDIYWRNPDKLENVSDILRKLYESRLAQAELESMKRDDRQLRVSEVDSFRSREENGEESAADEQTTYDLFMYSREEILRAKHFESYSKEELNEAKELLKRYRWSFGEKRLRRLTPGHRRYRLHMRGTIRRNIFPTQDFARLAWRQRKKKPRPLVVLLDVSGSMENYTRILIQFVYTLAGINRRLEAFTFGTRLTRITHYLRQKDADTAAELVSRAVEDWSGGTRIGEAVEEFNLLWARRVLGGGAVVLIISDGWDTGDLDTLRNEMDRLHRSVHRLIWLNPNLGYEGYEPLTQGIQTIAPHVDQFLPVHNLQSLIDLGHVLADLIRPRSLTPFQVASRAEA